Genomic segment of Cyprinus carpio isolate SPL01 chromosome A13, ASM1834038v1, whole genome shotgun sequence:
CTGTGGTCATGCTGGTACGGGGCCAAACCCGACAGCTATGAACTCTGCAACCTTCAGCATCTGTTAAAATACTGCATCTATGTCCCTTTATCTTATATCTCTTGTTCATTGTCTGTTATATATTCCCACTGTCTATTTCTGTATTTGTAGCCATTTTCTCTCTTGACCACAAATTTATGTCCATTTCGcactctatctttctctcttgCCCTAGGTGAATATGTATGTTTTGGGAAAAACCTTCCTTCCTTGTGTATCAGTGCGCTGGCTATTGGTAAGCATCACGTAAGTGACATTGTAGTTTACCATGATGCTTTGCTGCTTATCTAAATCGTACTGGTACTGTGTATGAATATATGAGCTGGTCTGTGTAGTGCTGCTGTTAAAGCCCAGAGGGTGCTGTGCAACCATAAACGAAGCTttgtttgcagtgtaaattttAACCTGAACTTAACACTTTGATGGTATTGGTCAGTTGCCTTGCTCAATCATCAGTACAAAGCAAAATTCTGACAATGCATTTTccctcatgtaatttcaaacttgtatgactttcttttgcctctggaacaaaaaacaaaaacttggtgttttatatttttgtacatatagtgaaagtcagtgggttccagtgttgttttggaccctttattttatttgttggacCCTATATTATGGGCAAAACAGCTGAAATATTCTTCaatatattgtcttttgtgttttaagaaatcagtaattgagtaaatgatgacagacttttcattttttacgGTTTGAAAGGTCATATTTTACCTAGAGTGAACCAGTATAGGTCATATAACTGTGCATtagacaaaagaaaacaaaatactgtttgatgaatagaaacaaatattttatgattttgcaGGCTCTTGAAACGCTTTTTTAGGTCACTCAGCATCAAGCTgtcaacaaataaacattaaataacaagACAGAGGAAAAGCTGCCTAGTTTCAAGTGCAAACTACCCATGTTTCACTGTACACAGGCAGATTATGAATAATTAGAAATCAAATGTGCTTAAATTAAAGTACATGTTTTAgaacaatatttttaaagaaataaataagtttgggCAGCATTCCATTGTATGTAAGATGTAAAAAATCGAATCAGAGGGAATAGTGTTTTGCAGCTATATTGTGAGTAAAGGCttttttttgaaaggaaaaaTCCCCCTGCTGTCTCTTCATTAATGGATAAGTCCGCGTAATCATGCATAAAATATCAGCTCCGGAATCTGTCCCCCCTGCACCCCTGTCCCGTTAGTACTGTCAGAGGAACACTGAAACTGAAAGGTGACTTTCCCACACTGGACTTCTGTCATTCCTTCCTGTCCAAAATAACTTAGCTCATTCCCGTCTAGAACGGCGCTAACCGTGTAGAACGCGTCCTGCTCCACTTGAACTGGGTGCTCAAACCATACAGGGAATGTTGAGCTAGAACCATCTGACACAAATTTGGTCAAGTTTTGTGCCAGAAGCACTCCCTGTCTCTTTAGTTCAATTCTGACGCTATATTCCGCCTTCCCTCCACTGGAGCCATATAGACCAAGTCCGGCGATAAATACACGCTTGTCCACAGCGAACTGGATACTGTCGCAGCGTCCGCGATAGCGCCACTGGTTGCTTCGGTATGCAGAGGATTGAAACCGATGACAGCGTTGCGGCATCAGTCCCTTTCTAGGTTCAACCGGGAATCCCAGCACAGGTTTCGTAGCAGCCGTGTACCAGAGAAAGATGTTGTGTGTTTCCTCAAGGGTTAAAATGTTCGACTGCGCGGCTCCATCTGCAAATTCCTGCAGCGTCATGGAAGGCAGACGCACAAGGTGTAACGCCTTCCCTAGCACGGAGCGCTGGTTCTGTGACAAAGGGGTCAGGCCCTGTCTACGACACTCTGCATCGGCCCATCCTAGAATGGCCTGGAACACCACAGCCTCCTTTACATTCAGGGTTTCCCTCTTCAAGATGTGTTCCAGTGTGGGCAGGTCAATCTCAGTGAAACCTTCCGAGCGCAGTGCAAGCTCTGCCTGGGCATCGATCACTTCCCAACACCTCTGAGTGAGCTCCGGCTCCTCAAACAGCCGACTTTGAGATAGCAGCACACACGCATTTCGCGCCTCCAGGCTAGTCTCGAGGAAACCCACACATGCGCGAGCCAGAGCAGACACCAGATATTTCTTGGCAGCGTAAAGCGTAGCCAGTACTGTGTCAGCTGCCAGTTCTATCTCATCACTGTACATGTATCTGATAAAGAAGAGGGAGATAGAAGGGTTAGGGTAAATTGTAAGTGCCCCATAGGAAGAgaataaaacagctattttatacTTCACAAAAGCTGATCTGTTtaacatgtctttttttattgcatcACTACCGCTTTAAATAGTGACTTCCAACTTTCCCAGGGAAAAAGTACATCATTCGCATTCACAATCCAATAAACGGTCTCTAATAGTTCTGAAATAATAGGGTAACTCCTAAACCAAGACATCACTGTGATCCCATCTGTGCTGCCAGGCATGAAAGCCGAGTCGCCCTGTTATTAATTTCCGGATGTGATTAGTGAGCGAGTCTTACTTGAGCAGGATGAGAAAAGCAGCGGGTTCCACATCTGGAATATGGATATCAGAGTCTCCTTCTGCAAGATCCCCATAAAACATGGCACAGAAAACAGAGCTCCCCACTGCCAGCACATACTGAGAGAAGCAGAAGAGACAATCCGTCAGAGTTTCATCTAGTTTCAAAGCATTTCCTGGAAAGTCTTCCTTTTCTGACACATATTTTAGGTCCACTGATAAGCTGATggtttgaatcaggtgtgttcaGTTTGGAAGAACCCAAAATATGAAGTGTGTGGGCTCACCTTGTGTGCTGGGACCCTTTCTGATTCCCCAGGCGGACCAACAATGAAATGAACGTCTGCCATGTGTTCATTATTGAACATTAGTGCATTTCtgcataaagtaaaaataaataaatatattcagtcttgatattaatattaattaataaaataagtttaaatattccatttgaaagaaaatgttataaaGGATTAgaaattagtatatatatatatatatatatatatatatatatatatatatatatatatatatatatatatatatatatatataatatatatattatatatatatatatatatatattatattatatattataaatgtaaatatcattaTGCCTTGCCTTTCGCGTAACGTCGGGTGCGCGGAGTGCCAGCTGGGAATCTCcacgttgttgttgttgatgttttgctCTGTGGTCGGTGTGGTGGCGATGGAAGCGGTGGTCTGCGCAACCGGCTCCACGCTCCTCTTCTTCTCTGACAGACTCCGCATCACAGTCTCGTTCTTCTGTACTGGCGCGTGATCGTTGACGGGGTACAGTTCCGCTGCCATCCTTTTCTTAAGGGAAAGAGTTAAGATGTTATAGCACAGAGAGAGCCTGCCGGGGTGCTTGCTTGCCCGCTTCAACCTCTTTAACGTTTCGGGGAGCAAAAGTAAAAAAGTGACACATTTCATGATCCGGCCATTATGGGACAGCTTGCGTTCCGGCGCAGCGGGcatcagaacaacaacaaaaaagttttccAAAATATGTCTAGAAAAATTATTATCAGCTACAACCGTTGTCCGTGATATTCCTAAATAATGTTGTGTTGTGTCCGTGGAAACAAAAACCGGTCCACTGTTATTAAACGGTCACATAAATATTCGGATTTCAGCGAATATTTCAAAGATAAGTCGACCCTTTTTTCTCACATCCTCTCCAATTCCATATCGAAAACTCCAATCCAAATCGTTTTGAAATCACTCAAAATCCACTCAACAAATATTCACAGAAATTGGGTCTGTAGTCTTATAAGGGCCAAGCAGATCTCTCCTCTGCTGTGGTCACACGGAATGATGATGTTTGGGTTTATTTTGAGCTCTATctcgcactctctctctttctcgtccGACGTCAGGATTGGAGGGTTGTCTCTCCCAGAGCTCTCCATCCCTCCTGTAAATTCTGTGTTGCCATGTCTGGTTATCATAAGCAACACATGGATTGAATTTCCacattgttatgtgtttttttttatgggggggaTTATATATTCACAGTATGTATATgtgaatacatacatatacatacacaatcTATATATGATACATTCATCGAAAATATCCATTACCCCAAACCAGATCGCTTGATTTTCATGCGGGATCTGGCAACCCTGAAAAATAGAACCTTTATGAATCTCTGAATCTCCTTTACACTCACGATGCAACTTAGTTCAAACACTAAATGCATAACCATTTTTATATGCTACATCAGGCAATGGTTTAATTAAAAAGCTAGGATCTCTTTAAAGCAACGAGGGGATTTGTTTTGCGTGTAACAGCCAAcagcataaatacatttcaaccCGCGCGCTGCAGACTGTTACAAACCAGCTTGCgttttgtaaatgtaacatttacgtCACACTTTTAACTGTTCTACTAATGCAACCAATAAGAGAAAAGATCGTGCGTGTTCTTACCTTAAATTCTGTATTTTACGCGTTAGTTTGTTGTCATCACACAACTGAGAAGCAGTGCGCTCGATTCAAAGCGATGTCAAAAGTTTTATTGATCCGGTTCTCGGTCGGTCGTGATAGAGTCTGAAACCGGATGAGGGGTGGACTTGTGGAAATTCTGTAGTGCGCACGACTGCTCTCCGTTTTCCTAGTAAAGTCCGTAAtgcttctgtttctctctcccgGTCTCTTCTTTCTCCCACAGACAGCACAGACGGATCTAAGCGGCTTATAGTGAACATATGCAGTGGGgattagatcagtgtttcccaatctTTCTTGCTTTATGTACCCCCGCAGTCTCATCAATAAAGCTCAAGCACCCCTTAATcaacaaaatgtattcattatattGTGCTGAATATActgcatgcatatttaaaatgcttaaaatggccattattacaattatataattgtttagttcatattttactgtatttttacaacacttgtttattttataactCAGTTGCTTACTTGGGATTAAAAGTATACTACTTATACAATTATCAGTgtcaaactaaaacatttaatattgttggtgaaaaaaatatatatccagaCAGGTACtgtacactctttaaaaaaaaatatttattggcaTGTGTGGTTTCATAAGACCTTTTTACTTCCATGGAACATTTCCTTTGCACAAAAAGGGAAAAACGTTTCcttagattatttaaatgttcttcaaactaagGGGGGAAAATGGTTgaatcactgaaaggttcttcggAAATCCCAAAATGGTATCACTACGAAAAACCACTTTTAAGATcgtaatttttttaaagtgtagcaCCCCCTAAAACTGAAGCAGTTTATTTAATCTAGCTgtttctgcattgaaaaaaagGCTTTTTGTTTCATATCTGACACACATATTGCACATGTAtacacaaaaaatgcaaatgagatttattttttttcacatcgGTTTTCAGCcactttaaattgttatttaaattttaaataaaaatctattatttatttatatatttatttaaaaataactttacagCCCTAATAATCCGTCATCAAttcttttttatcctttttaacaACTCAAAATCATGTGCACCCCCATGGAGCCTGATTAAGGATACCCACTGGGCTTTACATATCCTTGATTGGGAATCATTGGATTAAATGGAAAATTTGCTGATGCTTAGTTGAGCAGAATGGCTTTTGAGTTTCTCACACAGTGCCATaatcttttgaaaatattattggGAAATTATCAGTAAATTGAGGTTCCTTCTATTGCCTGTAATGcttcttttatcatttaaataattttaatagtgtGAGAGTCAAGCAGTTTGCTAAAGCTTAATAATGGAGGTTCTCCATATGTAGTATTTAATGAGAATTGTGAGCATAAAGGTAATATTTGTTGCATTATAACTTATTAAATTTTTAACTGAGTATTAGCTTTAAACTTTAGATTTTACAGTGATTGCTTTAAGTATTAGCTTTAAACTTTAGATTTTacagtgattggctgaatgttattgaaatgaaaatgcaccAGTCCAATATTTTacagtgattggctgaatgttattgaaatgaaaatgcaccAGTCCATTTGAGAAGGTCTAAATATTCTCTCTGTAGCTTTGTAATTGTAAgagatttgtttttttcagatctgtgtatatatatctgCTTTGCACAAATGCTGGAATTTGGAGAGAAGAGCCATGAGGTTTCTATGACGGCACTGCGTCTCCTGCAGAGGATGAAGAGAGACTGGATGCACACGGGACGAAGACCTGCAGGCCTCTGCGGAGCAGGTAACCATGGCAACCCTCCCCTAACTGTgcgacctctttaatgatgtgaGCTAGTGAAGGGTTGCTTTGTTACATGCGCAAAAGTACATACACCATCTCTGAATCATCCACAGTTGGAATGTACGCTCCAGAAATCCTTTCCAGAATTCAAAGTTTTATGTCAGGAAACTTTTTAAGATAGTTTGGCATAATGTGTTATTAGATCAGCTTATGCATTTGAAGCAGTTCCCAAATCACCAATCAGTCTTGATGAAAGAGAATGATAACTGAAAGTGTTAGTTTTCTCACACTCACTGAGGCCTTTCTTGGCACTTTGAATTGCCTGAGAGATCCAGTGCAGCTAATTTCTAATGCATTTTCATCAATATCAGTTTTACTTTCTCACACTTTCAGTCTTGTGTAAACTTGACACAGTCTAATAAGACTGAGTTCcagtaattaagttttttaaataactgacGACTCCTGACTCTCAGTGTGAGTTCCCCTccaacccccccacccctccaCTGCATAACCTGAATAATTAATCTCCCATTAATCTTTTAGGAGCAGTGCTGAGAAAAGAGGAAGCATGAGCCTAAAAGAGTTTGTTTCGCAGTGAGGGATCAGAGACTTGAGAAAGAAAGGCAGGCcaacagagagaatgaaagaatGTGAGAAAGACCCAGAATGAAGACAAACTGTGAGTCAGGGAGAGCCGCTGAGTGTGATGAAGGCCTCAAGCTTGTTGAATAGTCCTCTTGTAGTAGCCAGAACACAGATTGGTTTGATATCCAGGGCTAACAGCAGAGGAGGtatcagctattttttttttttttttttacaccacatGAACTTGAGCACAGGATAGCACTCGGTTTGATGTAGCTGACACCCCTGGACATGTAGGGAGAGTGGGGTAAAATGTGTCACCCCTTTTATCTGTCACAAGATTTTGCAGTTAGAGTAtttcatgtatttacatgtttttattaaagatcGTGTAAGAGCTCTCATATACTGCTGTCTGTGATTGCCAGATGCATAGGAGAAAagtaataagcatttttttttacactttcctttttccttttttgtttaaatgacaaagtactttttttgtttacGTGGAAGGGTCTGTATAGATCTAAAAATATTCACTattgttcaaaaagtttggggtcattaagattttttacttttttttttttttttatgaaagaaagcttcaccaaagctgcatttatttgatccaaaataaagTTAAGAGTGATAtccagaaatattattacaatttcaaataactgttgtacgttttaaaatgtaatttattcctgtgatggaaaagctgaattttcagcaagcCAATACTTTAGTCTTCAGTATCACGCAATCCTTGAGtttataaattagaaaataatatttctgtccatatttgtatttgaaatgtaaatagtGTTTCACTTTACCACTTTTTGGATAGGTTAACCttgcattattgtttttaatctcaTCTCTCCTTACTTACAGGACAGCCTAAATCAGAAGTGGCACACCTTACCCTATGTCAGATTAAGCTGTTGTGGGCAGGCAAATTTCAAGTCAGTAAAATAGTTTTGGAGAATGGCAATGATCCACAATGTCATATTTCTTATTAGTTCATCTTTTAGGAATCATTAAGCTTTAAAATTCTTCAGTGTCTTTTACATGCTTGCATGCTTTGGGGTGTTGGACATGCTTCAGTTTGTCAGGTAGTTCAGAAGTGCATCTGgctcttcatgtttctttaataAATCAGAGTGAAACAGGCATCAGGGGTTCTGCAGTATTGCAGGGGCATTTAATGTCTATTTGTTCTGCCTGAGATGAGTCAGTAGTGGGGGCAGGTACAGCAGACGCACTTTTCTGAAGCCCTATTAAAGTTTCATATTTGACTGTGTGTCCTCTCTCCTTTCTTtcgttctctctctttttctcttgccATTGGCTGAATGTGTATATGTTGTACCtacagttttgtgtttgtgttcccTGTAGCGCTCTTGGTTGCTGCCCGGATGCACGAGTTCCGTCGCACAATTAAGGAAGTGATTCGTGTGGTGAAAGTCTGTGAAGCCACACTAAGAAAAATTAgacaataaaaatatcaaaaaaaataaataaccaatacCATAACTGTATTTTGGTGTTGCATATTTGGCGTTtctgtttattgtcttgaccCCTGGTGTGTTTGATTGACAGACTGAATGAATTTGAAGACACGCCCACCAGTGAGCTGACTATTGAAGAGTTCATGCGGGTGGATCTGGAGCAGGAGTGTGACCCGCCCTCTTACATGGCTGGACTCAAGAAGCAAAAGCTAAAACAGGTAACGCATCACATGGAACTTTAATTTAgaaactttaacatttaaatcagACAGTTTTGCAATATGTGCGATACTGTATGCGCAATATGTatacatcatttttttctttctgaatcCTTCCACAGATTGAGCAAGAGCTTGCAAAGAAAGTTGATGATATTGAAGGTACCTAGAAACATTTCAATCATGGGTGATTGAACAAACCTAATACATTGTGTTGTTGACGTGTTACATTGTGTGCATACACATGTATGTGCTCTGCAAAAGTCTCTTCAAATCATCAAAGCTGAATTATGCATCCTGTTCCAAAGATGGTACAGTGTTCACACACAATCCTACAGAAAAATACACTACCGTTCCAAAGTTTGTGCTTCATtagaaaaaaagtctcttctactcatcaaagctgaatttatgtgatcaaaaataaagtaataacagtaatattgcaaaatatcttcacaatttaaaataaagctagaaaaaaaaataataaaactgaattttcagcagccattactccagtcttcagtttcacatgattcttcagaaatcgttctaatatgccgatttggtgattaaatttttttattttcttcacatttgaaaattgttgtgctgcttaatatttttgtggaaactgagatacatttttttcaggaatatttgataaattgaatgaacagcatttatttgaaatagaagtcttttatataacattgtctttactgtcacttttgattgaattaaatgcttccttgttgaataaaataataaatttctgtgaaaaaaaatctaagtgaCCCTACacactttaatttatatttaaataatttttttttataaatatacaagttTAATATTAGAATATGGGGAAGAATAAGTATGTGTATGAATTCTGGCAAAAGTGCTCCATGAGAACCAAAATTATTGGTGAATGACACCCAAAATGTTTGCGCTTAAAACAAATGATTATCTTGTTGTTAGAATTGCTCTTTGCTTAGTGAGAACTGCTGCTCTCacaacattttcttcaggaaatggaGTGTAGCAGAAATTCTGTTTGTGTTGCTCTCCAATTAGCTCCTTGTTCAGCAACAGCCACAATCAGAGATCCAGTGCTTCCCCATGcgtgttatctctctctctctaacgtAGTGATTACAGGAGGGAGCTAATTAAGACCACGAGCGtgggagtgttttgtgtgtgtgtctgagtgtctCTTTTCATGCATGTGTGTTGACTTTACggtagtgtgtgtgcatgcatgtgtgttacTGAGGtcaactgtgtgtgtttgtataattaCTTTCTCCCCATGTCAGCTAGATCATAGCGAAGTTCAAAATCAAAGGACGAATGCATCTAGCttcttgttttaattagcaaaataatttaattacaaaaataaatgcacttttatttgcattcatgcagcaatttctttctttcattgtactcttttatttgatGCTTCTGCAATGATTAATTTGTGATATGTGCatattttctttcttgcttttttcAGATGATATGATTTCCTTGGCATCATCCAGCATCATTGCTGGTGATGAGGAAGGAGAGGATGACGAGCTAAGGGCAGCAGCATCTCACCTGTGCAGTACTATATGTGGAGAGGATGGAGGGGACAATGAGCAGGAGCGAGATGGAGAGAAAGTCTCTCTGACCAAACGGCCCTCGTTAGCATTATTACCTGGAGCGCTGCCCACTGCAGCCAGTTTGGGCCTGCCCGAGTCCATCACCAAAATGGGAGAGGAAAAGGAAAATGGTAGgagtatgatttttattttcacactGCATAATTGCTTAATGCGCTTTAATTCCACAGtcactttttattataatttttttttttttttgctgtcaaaaCATTGACAAGGTACAAGCAGAGGATAAGTAATGGCATTGGAATGACCTTTgtgaaacattaacattaatcatCTTTCATTTAATCCACTTTCTTTCCATCTATGATCATTCCACATTTGCTCTTCACACTTTCACACATTTTTTCTGTTTAGTAATGAGTTTAAGAAGAGAAGTGGAACTGGAGTGACTCACTCCATTTCATACTCATTGTTCAGCCACACATTTGTGCTATCACAACATGAGTAGAGGAAGAACGGCACTGTAATCACTTACATGAATCCACTTTCATTCCACATTCAGTAAGTCTGTCATTTATGTTATTACATAGACATAGCGTAGCAGTTGAAAAGTAGAACTGGAGTGACTCTTTTCTAAACTCTCACTTTAATCCGGTATCATTCACAGTTAAGTCACATATCTGAGCTATTACAACATGTAGAGGAAGGAGTGTGTATCTGGAGTAACTCATATTCTAAATTTACATTAATCCACTTCAATTCCAAATTCAGCCTTCATTCCCACATTTGTGCTGTTATACCATAAATAGATGATGTGGAGTGACTCCTTTTTTTAGACAGTCCCatgaatcaatttttttaatttactttcattCTAGATTCACccatttttttcacacatttgtgCTGTTATGCCATAAATAGAACAAGAGGAGTGGAACTGGAGTGACATCTCTtatgcccctttcacactgcacgttggtcccagaaaattgccggatcatcttctgtgtgaacgcaaacacgtcccaggattgattccgggattgatcccgcgTTGGGGACCTAGCagcattgccgggttcagtcccggaacgagctctgtgtgaacaaaagccagaaccaatgccgtaaag
This window contains:
- the LOC109064578 gene encoding BTB/POZ domain-containing protein 6-A isoform X1 codes for the protein MPAAPERKLSHNGRIMKCVTFLLLLPETLKRLKRASKHPGRLSLCYNILTLSLKKRMAAELYPVNDHAPVQKNETVMRSLSEKKRSVEPVAQTTASIATTPTTEQNINNNNVEIPSWHSAHPTLRERNALMFNNEHMADVHFIVGPPGESERVPAHKYVLAVGSSVFCAMFYGDLAEGDSDIHIPDVEPAAFLILLKYMYSDEIELAADTVLATLYAAKKYLVSALARACVGFLETSLEARNACVLLSQSRLFEEPELTQRCWEVIDAQAELALRSEGFTEIDLPTLEHILKRETLNVKEAVVFQAILGWADAECRRQGLTPLSQNQRSVLGKALHLVRLPSMTLQEFADGAAQSNILTLEETHNIFLWYTAATKPVLGFPVEPRKGLMPQRCHRFQSSAYRSNQWRYRGRCDSIQFAVDKRVFIAGLGLYGSSGGKAEYSVRIELKRQGVLLAQNLTKFVSDGSSSTFPVWFEHPVQVEQDAFYTVSAVLDGNELSYFGQEGMTEVQCGKVTFQFQCSSDSTNGTGVQGGQIPELIFYA
- the LOC109064578 gene encoding BTB/POZ domain-containing protein 6-A isoform X2 → MAAELYPVNDHAPVQKNETVMRSLSEKKRSVEPVAQTTASIATTPTTEQNINNNNVEIPSWHSAHPTLRERNALMFNNEHMADVHFIVGPPGESERVPAHKYVLAVGSSVFCAMFYGDLAEGDSDIHIPDVEPAAFLILLKYMYSDEIELAADTVLATLYAAKKYLVSALARACVGFLETSLEARNACVLLSQSRLFEEPELTQRCWEVIDAQAELALRSEGFTEIDLPTLEHILKRETLNVKEAVVFQAILGWADAECRRQGLTPLSQNQRSVLGKALHLVRLPSMTLQEFADGAAQSNILTLEETHNIFLWYTAATKPVLGFPVEPRKGLMPQRCHRFQSSAYRSNQWRYRGRCDSIQFAVDKRVFIAGLGLYGSSGGKAEYSVRIELKRQGVLLAQNLTKFVSDGSSSTFPVWFEHPVQVEQDAFYTVSAVLDGNELSYFGQEGMTEVQCGKVTFQFQCSSDSTNGTGVQGGQIPELIFYA